A genomic region of Capnocytophaga canimorsus contains the following coding sequences:
- a CDS encoding catalase — translation MNNNKLTTSTGAPVANNQDTMTAGKRGPALLQDIWFLEKLAHFDRQVIPERVMHAKGSGAYGTFRVTHDITKYTKASIFAEIGKETPMFVRFSTVAGERGAADAERDIRGFAMKFYTDQGNWDLVGNNTPVFFFRDPLKFPDLNHAVKRDPRTNMRSADNNWDFWTLLPEALHQVTIVMSDRGIPKSYRTMHGFGSHTFSFINKEGVRHWVKFHLISQQGIENLTDEEAAKLVGMDRESHQKDLYEAIENGNFPKWKMFVQIMTEEQARNLDYNPFDLTKVWYKKDFPLIPVGEFELNRNPENYFAEVEQSAFSPANVVPGIGFSPDRMLQGRLFSYGDSHRYRLGVNHNQIPVNAPKCPVHGYHRDGAMRVDGNYGSTKHYEPNSFGVWQEQKEFQEPALRIDGDAYNYDFREDDDDYFTQPRKLFQLMNDEQKKALFENTARAIGPAQKFIQIRHIRNCYHADPAYAKGVADALGLTMEEVLKYEHPALNLGPVAHKKMECPFGHK, via the coding sequence ATGAATAATAACAAATTAACAACATCAACAGGAGCTCCCGTAGCGAACAATCAAGACACAATGACTGCGGGTAAAAGAGGACCAGCTCTTTTGCAAGACATTTGGTTTTTAGAAAAATTGGCTCATTTTGACCGCCAAGTAATTCCTGAGCGTGTAATGCACGCCAAAGGTTCAGGAGCTTACGGAACTTTTAGGGTAACTCACGACATTACCAAGTACACAAAAGCATCTATTTTTGCTGAAATCGGGAAAGAAACACCAATGTTCGTACGTTTTTCTACCGTTGCTGGAGAGCGTGGAGCAGCTGATGCTGAACGTGATATCCGTGGTTTTGCAATGAAATTCTATACTGACCAAGGAAACTGGGATTTGGTAGGGAATAACACACCTGTATTCTTCTTCCGTGACCCTTTGAAATTCCCTGACCTGAATCACGCCGTAAAACGTGACCCACGTACCAATATGCGTTCTGCTGACAATAACTGGGATTTCTGGACGCTTCTTCCTGAGGCTCTTCACCAAGTAACTATCGTGATGAGTGACCGTGGTATTCCAAAATCGTACAGAACAATGCACGGATTTGGTAGCCACACGTTTTCTTTCATCAATAAAGAAGGTGTACGTCATTGGGTGAAATTCCACTTGATTTCACAACAAGGCATCGAAAATCTAACCGATGAAGAAGCTGCTAAATTAGTGGGAATGGACAGAGAGTCGCATCAAAAAGATTTGTACGAAGCCATCGAAAATGGAAACTTCCCGAAATGGAAAATGTTCGTACAAATTATGACCGAAGAACAAGCTCGTAATTTGGATTACAACCCATTCGATTTGACCAAAGTTTGGTACAAAAAAGATTTCCCTTTAATCCCTGTTGGAGAGTTTGAACTTAACAGAAACCCTGAAAATTACTTTGCCGAAGTAGAGCAATCTGCTTTCAGCCCTGCCAATGTGGTTCCTGGAATTGGTTTCTCTCCTGATAGAATGTTACAAGGTCGCTTGTTCTCTTACGGAGACTCACATCGCTATCGTTTGGGAGTAAATCATAACCAAATTCCAGTAAACGCTCCTAAATGTCCTGTACACGGATATCACAGAGATGGGGCAATGCGAGTAGACGGAAACTATGGTTCTACCAAACATTACGAGCCGAATAGCTTTGGTGTGTGGCAAGAGCAAAAAGAGTTCCAAGAACCTGCATTGAGAATTGATGGAGATGCGTACAATTACGATTTTCGTGAAGATGACGATGATTACTTCACACAACCACGCAAATTATTCCAATTGATGAATGATGAGCAGAAAAAAGCCTTGTTTGAAAATACGGCAAGAGCCATCGGTCCTGCTCAAAAATTCATTCAAATAAGACACATCCGCAATTGCTATCACGCTGACCCAGCTTACGCAAAAGGAGTAGCTGATGCACTTGGTCTTACAATGGAAGAAGTATTGAAATACGAACATCCAGCACTAAACTTAGGTCCCGTGGCTCATAAAAAAATGGAATGCCCTTTCGGACATAAATAA
- a CDS encoding response regulator transcription factor, with amino-acid sequence MKILIIEDEPALLETVLRFLESEKYIVETATDFKSGMHKIGDYDYDCILLDIMLPNGSGIDILKEIRRMNKKDAVIILSAKDAVEDKVLGLDLGADDYLAKPFNLLELHSRIKSVIRSRHQGGKNSIDFKNVSLFPEERSVFVDGKALLLNRKEYDLLYYFMIRPEKTLQKTTLAEAVWGDNIDQADSLDFIYSQIKNLRKKLKESKAEVDFQAVYGIGYKLV; translated from the coding sequence ATGAAAATACTTATTATAGAAGACGAACCCGCGTTGCTTGAAACGGTACTCCGCTTTTTGGAAAGTGAAAAATACATTGTTGAAACCGCAACCGACTTTAAATCAGGAATGCATAAAATTGGCGATTATGATTATGATTGCATTTTATTAGATATTATGTTGCCTAATGGGAGTGGTATTGATATTCTCAAAGAAATTCGGCGTATGAATAAAAAAGATGCGGTAATTATTCTTTCTGCTAAAGATGCTGTGGAAGACAAAGTTTTAGGGTTGGATTTAGGAGCAGATGATTATTTGGCTAAACCTTTCAATCTATTAGAGTTACATTCTCGTATTAAGTCGGTCATCCGAAGTAGGCATCAAGGTGGAAAAAATAGCATTGATTTCAAAAATGTTTCTCTATTTCCTGAAGAACGTAGCGTTTTTGTGGACGGAAAAGCCCTGTTACTAAACCGAAAAGAATACGATTTACTATATTATTTTATGATTCGTCCAGAAAAAACACTTCAAAAAACTACACTTGCCGAAGCCGTTTGGGGAGATAACATTGACCAAGCAGATAGTTTGGATTTTATTTACTCTCAAATAAAAAATTTGCGTAAAAAGCTCAAAGAAAGCAAAGCAGAAGTTGATTTTCAAGCAGTTTATGGCATCGGATATAAATTGGTATAG
- a CDS encoding sensor histidine kinase, with the protein MSVSLKNYTLKHFAIVLLLVIAVWAGAFYTFIREELYDNIDDGLKNQKIQIIRKAFIDEKIVRTEQFDFNQFRISEVPESQYIEGNTFRTEQFFMEYEEGFEPYRVLETYFTDREGRYRKLEIRTSMVEEDEFLENLIFALICLYLLLVVSIVIVNTLVLGKVWKPFYRTLERLGNYQFGKNEEKTQKITHIDEFDMLNSEIDKMIHRNEYSFNQQKQFIENASHELQTPLAIAINKLELLIGDESLTEDKRLELSDVSDSLHRLVKLNRSLLMLSRIDNNQFAQKQLISFNEVSKKVASEFTDLFEYKAIDFSLVEKQIFETEMNPDLAYILISNLLRNALKHNKKEGKIEVTIIANVFSVKNTSTADMALDTNQIFNRFYKTNQDHTSTGLGLAIVKTIVDNHTHLHITYHYENGLHEFRLTRQI; encoded by the coding sequence ATGAGTGTTTCTCTAAAAAATTATACATTAAAGCATTTTGCTATAGTGCTTTTGCTTGTCATTGCGGTTTGGGCAGGGGCTTTTTATACTTTTATTCGCGAAGAACTTTATGATAATATCGATGACGGATTAAAAAATCAAAAAATACAAATCATTCGCAAAGCCTTTATTGATGAAAAAATTGTACGTACCGAACAGTTCGATTTCAACCAATTCCGAATCTCAGAAGTTCCTGAAAGCCAATATATAGAAGGAAACACTTTCCGTACCGAACAATTTTTTATGGAGTACGAAGAAGGATTTGAACCTTATCGGGTACTTGAAACCTATTTTACTGACCGTGAAGGACGATATCGAAAATTAGAAATCCGTACCTCAATGGTGGAAGAAGATGAATTTTTAGAAAATTTGATTTTTGCTCTGATTTGTTTGTATCTGCTTTTGGTAGTAAGTATCGTGATAGTCAATACATTGGTTTTAGGAAAAGTTTGGAAACCTTTCTATCGAACTTTAGAAAGATTAGGAAATTATCAGTTTGGCAAAAATGAGGAAAAAACACAAAAAATCACCCACATTGATGAATTTGATATGCTCAATTCCGAAATTGATAAAATGATACATCGTAACGAATACAGTTTCAATCAGCAAAAACAATTCATAGAAAATGCTTCGCACGAGTTACAAACTCCTCTTGCCATAGCCATCAATAAATTAGAATTGCTTATCGGTGATGAAAGTCTAACAGAAGATAAGCGCTTAGAACTTAGTGATGTGAGCGATAGTTTACACCGATTGGTAAAGCTAAATCGTTCTCTACTAATGCTATCACGGATTGATAATAATCAATTTGCTCAAAAACAACTCATTTCCTTTAATGAAGTATCAAAAAAAGTAGCTTCGGAGTTTACGGATTTATTTGAATACAAAGCTATTGATTTTTCTCTGGTCGAAAAACAGATTTTCGAAACCGAAATGAATCCAGATTTAGCTTATATTTTGATTTCCAATCTATTACGCAACGCTTTAAAACACAATAAAAAAGAAGGCAAAATTGAGGTAACCATAATTGCAAATGTGTTCTCTGTAAAAAATACTTCAACTGCCGATATGGCTCTTGATACCAATCAAATTTTTAACCGCTTTTACAAAACCAATCAAGACCACACCTCCACAGGTTTAGGACTTGCTATTGTGAAGACCATTGTGGACAATCATACGCATTTGCATATCACATACCATTACGAAAACGGACTACACGAGTTTCGCTTAACAAGACAAATTTAA
- a CDS encoding DUF493 domain-containing protein produces the protein MEEKQNLEAFYKKLKKQLEDNTDFPSQYLYKFIIPSQEDKKEALYRVFEQTQAEITTKESSSGKYISFSVRLWVKNAEEVIHFYQEAGKVEGIVSL, from the coding sequence ATGGAAGAAAAACAAAATCTGGAAGCCTTTTACAAAAAACTTAAAAAACAATTGGAAGACAATACCGATTTCCCTTCGCAATATTTGTATAAATTCATTATTCCGTCACAAGAAGATAAAAAAGAGGCTTTGTATCGGGTGTTTGAACAAACTCAAGCTGAAATTACCACCAAGGAGTCTTCCTCTGGGAAATATATTAGCTTTTCGGTACGCCTTTGGGTAAAAAATGCCGAAGAGGTCATTCATTTTTATCAAGAAGCAGGAAAAGTAGAAGGTATAGTTTCTTTATAA
- a CDS encoding DUF4290 domain-containing protein produces the protein MEYNTERSPLIIPEYGRHIQKMIEKAVQIENREERNNTARGIIGVMGNLNPHLRDVPDFQHKLWDQLFIMSNFELDVDSPFEKPTPEVLSKRPDRLSYPQNFPKYRFYGNNIKKMIDVCVSWEEGEMRTALAYAIANHMKKSYLNWNKDTVEDEIIFQHLHELSNGKINLSITEEDLSTPKEFTQRKTYFQKKKNFSPKNNNWKKKQNHSS, from the coding sequence ATGGAATACAATACAGAAAGAAGTCCGCTAATCATTCCCGAATACGGGCGTCATATTCAAAAAATGATTGAAAAAGCGGTACAAATTGAAAATCGTGAAGAACGCAACAATACAGCACGAGGCATTATTGGGGTAATGGGTAATTTGAATCCGCATTTGCGAGATGTTCCTGATTTTCAACATAAATTATGGGATCAGTTGTTCATAATGTCTAACTTTGAATTAGATGTGGATTCCCCTTTTGAAAAACCTACCCCAGAGGTGCTTTCAAAACGCCCCGATCGCTTGAGCTATCCGCAGAATTTCCCCAAATATCGTTTCTATGGCAATAACATAAAAAAGATGATTGATGTCTGTGTGAGTTGGGAAGAGGGCGAAATGCGAACAGCTCTGGCTTATGCTATCGCTAATCATATGAAAAAAAGCTATTTGAATTGGAATAAAGATACAGTGGAAGATGAAATCATTTTTCAACATCTGCACGAACTTAGTAACGGAAAAATAAATCTCTCCATCACTGAAGAAGATTTATCTACTCCTAAGGAATTTACCCAACGTAAGACCTATTTTCAGAAAAAGAAAAATTTTTCGCCGAAAAATAACAATTGGAAGAAAAAACAAAATCATTCATCATAA
- the murA gene encoding UDP-N-acetylglucosamine 1-carboxyvinyltransferase — translation MGVFKIEGGHTLKGEITPQGAKNEALQILCAVLLTDQKVTIHNIPDILDVNKLIVLLGNLGVKIQKLGKGSYSFQADEVNLDYLRTDSFRVEGQSLRGSIMIIGPLLTRFGIGYMPKPGGDKIGRRRLDTHFEGFIKLGADFRYDKEQHAYSVKAEKLKGTYMLLDEASVTGTSNIIMAAVLAQGVTTIYNAACEPYIQQLCKMLISMGAKIEGIGSNLLTIEGVVQLQGCTHTILPDMVEIGSWIGLAAMTQSELTIKDVAWEYLGQIPNVFRKLGITLEKKGDDIYIPAHTQGYKIQKDIDGSILTIADAPWPGFTPDLLSIVLVVATQAQGEVLIHQKMFESRLFFVDKLIDMGAKIILCDPHRATVIGHAFKSPLKATVMTSPDIRAGIALLIAALSAKGTSTIYNIEQIDRGYEQIDERLRAIGANIIRVQ, via the coding sequence ATGGGCGTTTTTAAAATTGAAGGGGGGCACACGCTTAAAGGCGAAATTACTCCACAAGGCGCTAAAAATGAGGCTCTACAAATTCTTTGTGCCGTTTTACTAACCGACCAAAAAGTAACCATACATAACATTCCTGACATTTTGGATGTGAATAAACTGATTGTGTTACTGGGTAATTTGGGGGTAAAAATACAAAAACTGGGCAAAGGTTCGTATAGTTTTCAAGCAGATGAAGTCAATTTGGATTACTTAAGAACCGATTCTTTTCGAGTTGAAGGACAAAGCCTAAGAGGTTCAATTATGATTATAGGACCGCTTTTAACACGCTTCGGGATAGGATATATGCCTAAACCTGGCGGAGATAAAATCGGACGTCGCCGATTGGATACTCATTTTGAAGGTTTTATCAAATTAGGTGCAGATTTCCGCTACGATAAGGAGCAACACGCTTATAGTGTAAAGGCTGAAAAACTCAAAGGTACATATATGTTGCTTGATGAAGCTTCCGTTACTGGTACTTCTAATATCATTATGGCTGCCGTTCTTGCCCAAGGGGTAACAACCATTTACAATGCCGCGTGTGAGCCTTATATTCAGCAACTTTGTAAAATGCTTATCAGTATGGGAGCTAAAATTGAGGGAATTGGTTCTAATTTGCTTACCATTGAAGGTGTGGTGCAATTGCAGGGTTGTACGCATACCATACTTCCAGATATGGTGGAAATCGGCAGTTGGATTGGATTGGCTGCAATGACACAAAGCGAATTAACCATTAAAGACGTAGCTTGGGAATATTTGGGGCAAATCCCCAATGTGTTCCGAAAATTAGGAATCACTCTTGAAAAAAAAGGCGATGATATATATATTCCAGCTCATACACAAGGTTATAAAATACAAAAAGACATTGATGGTTCTATTTTAACCATTGCCGATGCACCTTGGCCTGGTTTTACCCCCGATTTGCTTAGTATCGTACTGGTAGTTGCCACACAAGCACAAGGTGAAGTACTCATCCATCAAAAAATGTTTGAGAGTCGCCTCTTTTTCGTAGATAAACTCATTGATATGGGAGCAAAAATTATTTTGTGCGACCCGCATCGGGCTACGGTAATCGGACACGCCTTTAAATCGCCGCTCAAGGCTACAGTGATGACCTCACCCGATATTCGTGCAGGGATTGCCCTACTCATTGCTGCATTATCGGCAAAGGGAACTTCTACCATTTATAATATAGAACAAATAGACAGAGGCTATGAGCAAATAGATGAACGTTTAAGAGCCATTGGTGCGAACATCATTCGTGTTCAATAA
- a CDS encoding CPBP family intramembrane glutamic endopeptidase, with translation MYIENAYFGKSPKWLYIIPPLLFFGMSFLGAVAVFLMDIDTETIMKAEIARKGELPFLFENLLIFVFLFLGMLFWIRFVSQQPLLKATTSRPKTDWKRICFAFALWGGITSVLVLADYLFFNPQDYMWNFEPIPFLWLTLMVIIMIPMQTSFEEYFFRGFLMQGLGIAVKNKWFPLIFTSVTFGLAHIANPEISKLGYGLLAYYIGTGLFLGIITLMDEGLELALGFHAANNLFTALLVTSDWTAFQTPSLLRDVAQPSLWANIFLPLLVFFPILLIIFAKKYHWHSWKQKLTGKVLSENEFLNKQNNNTISENERNRFQFRT, from the coding sequence ATGTATATCGAAAATGCTTATTTCGGCAAGTCCCCCAAATGGCTTTACATTATTCCGCCTTTGTTGTTTTTTGGAATGTCTTTCTTAGGAGCTGTGGCTGTTTTTCTGATGGATATAGATACCGAAACCATTATGAAAGCTGAAATTGCTCGTAAAGGCGAACTTCCTTTTTTGTTTGAAAATTTACTCATTTTTGTATTTCTCTTCTTAGGAATGCTTTTTTGGATTCGTTTTGTTAGCCAACAACCCTTATTAAAAGCCACCACTTCACGCCCAAAAACCGATTGGAAGCGCATTTGCTTTGCATTTGCTTTGTGGGGCGGAATAACTTCAGTACTGGTTTTGGCTGATTACTTATTTTTTAATCCTCAGGATTATATGTGGAATTTTGAACCTATACCCTTTCTTTGGTTAACACTTATGGTTATCATTATGATTCCAATGCAAACCAGTTTTGAGGAATATTTTTTCAGAGGTTTTCTAATGCAAGGATTAGGTATTGCTGTAAAAAACAAATGGTTTCCGCTAATTTTCACTTCGGTTACCTTTGGTTTGGCACATATTGCTAATCCTGAAATTAGTAAGTTAGGATACGGATTATTAGCTTATTACATCGGCACAGGCTTATTTTTAGGCATCATCACTTTAATGGATGAGGGACTGGAATTGGCTTTGGGTTTTCACGCTGCTAATAATTTATTTACGGCACTTTTGGTAACTTCCGATTGGACAGCTTTCCAAACCCCTTCCCTACTTCGCGATGTAGCTCAGCCTTCCCTTTGGGCGAATATTTTTTTACCGCTGTTGGTATTTTTTCCTATTTTACTGATTATCTTTGCCAAAAAGTACCACTGGCACAGTTGGAAACAGAAACTCACAGGCAAAGTACTTTCCGAAAATGAATTTTTAAACAAACAAAATAATAATACAATATCAGAAAATGAGAGAAATAGATTTCAATTTCGTACATAA
- a CDS encoding AMP-binding protein: MREIDFNFVHKDFRINDFPIDRERLLTLARTYFKDGEGYMKSIGAFLLDWLDNRDYIEAVTSGSTGIPKVIRLKKQHMVNSALATGDYLHLAPKNTALFCLPADFIAGKMMLIRSIVLGLHLEIIPPSSMPLALTNKDFDFAAMIPLQASKSIYDLNRIKKLILGGASIDNELEEKLQPLNTRIYASYGMTETISHIAMRKVNHTAIPERTYKALPGVTFSQDEHHCLIINAPYVSDHEIITNDVVQLISTTEFEWLGRHDNVINSGGFKVFPESVERKLSKHIKHPHFIASEPDDELGQKAVLYVEAKAENYPNLTADLHRDKELLKLEVPREIYFVEKFVMTDNHKVKRADTIAKYKK; the protein is encoded by the coding sequence ATGAGAGAAATAGATTTCAATTTCGTACATAAAGATTTCAGAATTAATGATTTTCCTATTGACCGTGAGCGTTTGCTTACTTTGGCAAGAACCTATTTTAAAGATGGTGAAGGTTATATGAAATCAATAGGGGCATTTTTGTTGGATTGGTTGGATAACCGTGACTATATAGAAGCTGTAACTTCGGGTTCTACAGGAATTCCGAAAGTCATTCGCCTGAAAAAACAGCATATGGTCAATTCAGCTTTGGCAACGGGCGATTACTTACATTTGGCACCTAAAAATACGGCGCTATTTTGCCTCCCTGCCGATTTTATTGCTGGAAAAATGATGCTTATCCGATCTATCGTTTTGGGGTTGCACTTAGAAATCATTCCTCCTTCATCGATGCCTTTAGCTCTGACCAATAAAGATTTTGACTTTGCAGCAATGATTCCTTTACAAGCCTCTAAATCTATTTACGACTTAAATCGTATCAAAAAACTGATTTTAGGAGGTGCCTCTATTGACAACGAATTAGAAGAAAAATTACAGCCTTTGAATACGCGCATTTATGCCTCTTATGGTATGACCGAAACCATATCACACATAGCTATGCGCAAGGTAAATCACACCGCAATTCCTGAGCGAACCTATAAAGCTTTACCAGGAGTTACATTCTCACAAGATGAGCATCATTGCTTGATTATCAATGCTCCTTATGTTTCTGATCACGAAATTATTACCAACGATGTAGTACAACTAATTTCTACTACCGAGTTTGAATGGCTTGGGCGTCACGATAACGTGATTAACTCTGGAGGATTTAAAGTATTCCCCGAAAGTGTAGAACGTAAGTTAAGTAAGCACATCAAGCATCCGCATTTTATTGCTTCCGAACCGGATGATGAGCTCGGACAAAAAGCTGTACTTTATGTAGAAGCCAAAGCGGAAAACTATCCGAACCTAACAGCTGATTTACATCGAGATAAAGAATTACTAAAACTTGAAGTACCACGTGAAATTTACTTTGTAGAAAAATTCGTAATGACTGACAATCACAAAGTAAAACGCGCTGATACCATTGCCAAATACAAAAAATAA
- a CDS encoding M28 family metallopeptidase: protein MKISFSFQWVFAIAVVMLSACSTPKNVTDNDINKTLSNYINQISEEKLKEQLGVIASDQMQGRDTGSEGIRKAAQYIVEEYQKQGISYPPQAEGWFQTVPKAYMRNRFNDSDNIWAFIEGSEKPEEILVISAHYDHIGFEGNTIFNGADDNGSGTVAVMELARVFNKAAQEGYRPKRSILFLHVTGEERGLYGSAYYADHPLYPLKNTIANINIDMIGRIGEFHNNGNYIYVIGSDRLSTDLHNINEEVNSKHTKLFLDYKYNDRKDPMMIYYRSDHYNFAKHGIPAVFFFNGLHADYHKETDTVDKIDFKSLQKRTQLIFGLAWELANRQERIKVDRDGK from the coding sequence ATGAAAATATCCTTTTCGTTCCAATGGGTATTTGCTATAGCGGTAGTGATGCTATCGGCTTGTAGCACCCCAAAAAATGTGACTGATAATGATATAAATAAAACGTTATCAAACTATATCAATCAAATCTCTGAAGAAAAACTTAAAGAGCAATTAGGCGTAATTGCCAGCGACCAAATGCAAGGACGAGATACGGGTAGTGAAGGCATTCGTAAGGCTGCTCAATACATCGTTGAAGAGTATCAAAAACAAGGCATTAGTTATCCTCCACAGGCAGAAGGTTGGTTTCAAACCGTTCCAAAAGCATATATGAGAAATCGTTTTAATGATTCCGATAACATTTGGGCTTTTATTGAAGGAAGTGAAAAGCCAGAAGAAATTTTAGTGATTTCGGCTCATTATGACCATATTGGATTTGAAGGAAATACCATATTTAACGGCGCAGATGACAATGGTTCAGGAACAGTAGCCGTAATGGAATTGGCAAGAGTGTTTAATAAAGCTGCCCAAGAAGGGTATCGCCCCAAACGCTCTATTTTATTTCTGCACGTAACAGGTGAAGAACGAGGACTTTATGGCTCAGCCTACTATGCTGACCACCCGTTATATCCGCTAAAAAATACCATAGCTAACATCAATATTGATATGATTGGCAGAATAGGAGAATTCCATAACAACGGAAATTATATTTATGTTATTGGCTCAGACAGACTTAGCACAGACCTACATAACATCAACGAAGAGGTAAATAGCAAACATACCAAGTTATTTCTAGATTATAAATACAACGACCGCAAAGACCCTATGATGATTTACTATCGTTCCGATCATTATAACTTTGCCAAACACGGCATACCAGCTGTGTTCTTTTTCAATGGGCTTCACGCCGATTATCATAAAGAAACTGATACCGTTGATAAAATCGACTTTAAATCGCTTCAAAAACGCACCCAACTGATTTTTGGTTTAGCTTGGGAACTTGCTAATCGTCAAGAACGTATCAAAGTGGACAGAGACGGAAAATAA